From the genome of Dehalococcoidales bacterium:
CAATCTCAAGCCCGCCCAGCACCTCAAGAATCTCTCCTCCCTCCAGTCTAATATCCTTATCACTGTCCCGGATGAAGAAGACCGAGCGTAAAGCAGACAGGAAAGGGATCCGGAGCAACCACCGGATTATCACGGGATAGGACGGTGAGTCTTTAAAATCACCGATATCATCCCGGTGAGCGGCGACTCTTGCCCGGGTAAGTCTTCTCAACTCGGGCAGCCCGCCAGAGTGGTCGACGTGATAATGGGTGACAATAATAAGGCTGATCTCCTCAATGGAACGTCCCAGACTGCGGATAAAGTCGGCTATCCGGGCTGAACTGCCGGGGAATCCGGTATCGATCAGCGTCAGCTTTTGCTCGACAATCAGTATTACATTAGCGCCCCTGATAGCAAGCTGATAAACATTGGGAATAACTTCCAGGGCACCCTTCTGCATCAGGCGGCTTGTTCGAGACAAGAGCGTCATTTTCTTAACAGTACGGCAGGCTAATTTCGCGGATACTTGACCCGAGCTATATTGTCCTGGGTGCCAGCTCGTCAGGCTCAACCCTGGTAAAAGTCTCCTGCCATTGAGCTTCGGTCAGGCCCAGCCGCTGGAAAATCTCGTCGATGTAACGCAAATAATACTGGTAGTCGAAAAGATTTTCCAGCTCTGCCGGTAGCAGTTGGGCGGTAACTTCCTTATCAGCACTCAATAAGGCAAGAAAGCTCTTATTCCCCTTCCATGATTTCATGGCGTTGCGCTGCACCAGTTCATAGGCTTCCTGCCGGCTCAACCCTTTATCTATCAAAGTCAGCATTACCCGCTGAGAGAAAATCAAGCCCCTGGTAAGCTCCAGATTGCGCTTCATCCGCGCCGGATATACCTGTAAGCCCTTCATCACCGAGGTAAAAACAGCCAGGGAATAATCGAGCAGGAGACAGGAATCGGGCAGGATAATACGCTCGGTAGAAGAGTGACTGATATCGCGCTCATGCCACAGGGCGATATTCTCCATTGAAGTAAGCGCGTAGCCCCTCATTAGCCGCGCCATGCCGCAGACCCGCTCGCAGAGCTCCGGGTTCCTTTTGTGAGGCATCGCCGAAGAGCCGGTCTGCCCGGCGGCAAAGGGTTCTTCCGCCTCCCGCGTCTCCGTCTTCTGTAACCCTCTAATCTCGGTAGCGAACTTCTCCAGGGAGCTGGCAATCAGCGCCAGGGTAGTCACAAACTGAGCGTGGCGGTCACGCTGCAATATCTGGTTTGACACCGGGGCGGGAGCCAGACCCAAAGCGGCACAGGCCTTCTCCTCAACCTCCGGAGACAGCGTGGCGTAGGTGCCAACCGCACCAGAAATCTTGCCCACGGCGATAGCTTTCACAGCCTCTTTGAGCCGCTGGCGGTTGCGGTTCATCTCTTCAACCCAAAGCGCCAGCTTCAGACCAAAGGAAATCGGCTCCGCGTGGATACCATGAGTGCGGCCAATCATCGGCGTATATTTATACTTAATCGCCTTTTCCGCCAGCACCGCCACCATATCTTTGATGTCCCGAATCAGCAAATCGGCAGCTTCCACCATCTGCAGGCTGAGGGCGGTATCCATGACATCCGAAGAAGTCATACCGAGGTGAATAAAGCGTGATTCCTCACCCAGACCCTCGGCAACAGCGCCCAGAAAAGCGGTCATATCATGGTGGGTCTCTTTAAGAATCGCCTCCATCCGCTTCAGATTGACCCGCGCCAGCTTGATACGGGGCACCGCTTCTCTGGGAATGACCCCTAAATCAGCCCAGGCTTCGCAAACGGCGATTTCCACCTCCAGCCACTTGGCGAACTTGTTTTCATCTGACCAGATCCTTTTCATCTCAGGTC
Proteins encoded in this window:
- the purB gene encoding adenylosuccinate lyase, giving the protein MIERYSRPEMKRIWSDENKFAKWLEVEIAVCEAWADLGVIPREAVPRIKLARVNLKRMEAILKETHHDMTAFLGAVAEGLGEESRFIHLGMTSSDVMDTALSLQMVEAADLLIRDIKDMVAVLAEKAIKYKYTPMIGRTHGIHAEPISFGLKLALWVEEMNRNRQRLKEAVKAIAVGKISGAVGTYATLSPEVEEKACAALGLAPAPVSNQILQRDRHAQFVTTLALIASSLEKFATEIRGLQKTETREAEEPFAAGQTGSSAMPHKRNPELCERVCGMARLMRGYALTSMENIALWHERDISHSSTERIILPDSCLLLDYSLAVFTSVMKGLQVYPARMKRNLELTRGLIFSQRVMLTLIDKGLSRQEAYELVQRNAMKSWKGNKSFLALLSADKEVTAQLLPAELENLFDYQYYLRYIDEIFQRLGLTEAQWQETFTRVEPDELAPRTI
- a CDS encoding MBL fold metallo-hydrolase, encoding MQKGALEVIPNVYQLAIRGANVILIVEQKLTLIDTGFPGSSARIADFIRSLGRSIEEISLIIVTHYHVDHSGGLPELRRLTRARVAAHRDDIGDFKDSPSYPVIIRWLLRIPFLSALRSVFFIRDSDKDIRLEGGEILEVLGGLEIVHTPGHTAGSISLFSPANKLLIVGDALNKRHWLPLKGASADLAQALASVKKMSRLDFEILCFGHGRPLTGDVRLKMRQFLAGIKD